A window from Phaeocystidibacter marisrubri encodes these proteins:
- a CDS encoding alkaline phosphatase PhoX gives MKKSLLIAGVALSAAAQAQIKFDPSIQVSDFAPPTVVMPTSPLKMQVLFVGGHDYVQVGQGDSVLAKQWHDFIGFTEDPNSNDLGWVTVNHEMIEANDKIGDGGGMTSFKIARVGDSIVIVPQTLTDGRSGRFFNVDFSATGETGMNCGGIVGPTGRIWTAEEWWQGSNSAIYAGGAGIRDTSDYTISGSGISFAEGQTVRKVDNVNYMTEIDPINAVAIRKQYNWGRQPFEGGAIAADNKTVYLGQDDTPGFFSKFVATTAGDFTSGNLYVYKQDATGSKWIQINNSSMSDALSVKAQAIAAEATMFNRIEWFAIDPATGIVYFTETGRDNPAGRWADEHAAGAVHANHHMARATAQNTHPDSSAYWDYYGRVIQYDPSTEVLTSFLEGGPYLPVADPQSYPTNHLSNPDGLTFMTINGTSYMVIQEDLNGRSYGRVPDGVNNSFCELYMYDMSDPNPALNKLMRITGVPAGAEITGARAIDGNTLLVDCQHPSSSNPFPFNNSLTFAISGFETGGIGLFEQPSFEGNGFQIYPNPATRELFFNETTDVAIYDVNGRRVNVFRNVERIDVTHLTPGVYFVKNAEGDVQRLVIQ, from the coding sequence ATGAAAAAAAGTTTACTCATCGCTGGTGTTGCACTTTCAGCAGCTGCACAAGCTCAAATTAAGTTTGACCCTTCTATTCAGGTGTCGGATTTTGCTCCTCCTACAGTAGTAATGCCTACTAGCCCTCTAAAGATGCAAGTTTTGTTCGTAGGTGGACACGACTATGTACAAGTGGGTCAAGGTGATTCTGTTCTTGCCAAGCAATGGCATGACTTCATCGGGTTTACTGAAGATCCAAACAGCAATGATTTGGGTTGGGTTACGGTTAACCACGAAATGATTGAAGCCAATGACAAGATTGGTGACGGTGGAGGTATGACCTCTTTCAAGATTGCTCGTGTTGGCGATTCTATCGTTATCGTTCCTCAAACGTTGACAGACGGTCGTTCAGGTCGCTTCTTCAACGTGGATTTTTCTGCCACTGGTGAAACGGGTATGAACTGTGGTGGAATTGTGGGTCCAACTGGACGTATCTGGACAGCTGAAGAGTGGTGGCAAGGCTCTAACTCTGCAATCTACGCTGGTGGTGCTGGTATCCGCGATACTTCAGATTACACCATTTCAGGTAGCGGTATCTCTTTCGCAGAAGGTCAAACGGTTCGCAAAGTGGATAACGTTAACTACATGACAGAGATTGATCCGATCAATGCGGTTGCTATTCGCAAGCAGTACAACTGGGGTCGTCAGCCGTTTGAAGGTGGTGCAATTGCAGCAGACAACAAAACGGTTTACTTGGGTCAGGATGACACTCCAGGCTTCTTCTCTAAGTTCGTAGCTACTACAGCAGGCGACTTTACCTCTGGTAATCTTTATGTTTACAAGCAAGACGCCACAGGTTCAAAGTGGATCCAAATTAACAACTCTTCTATGAGTGATGCATTGAGCGTTAAAGCTCAAGCCATCGCAGCAGAAGCTACTATGTTCAACCGTATCGAGTGGTTCGCGATCGATCCAGCTACGGGTATCGTTTACTTCACTGAAACTGGTCGTGACAACCCAGCGGGTCGTTGGGCGGATGAGCACGCTGCAGGTGCGGTTCACGCTAACCACCACATGGCACGTGCTACTGCGCAAAACACTCATCCAGATAGCTCTGCTTACTGGGATTACTACGGTCGTGTGATTCAGTATGATCCATCCACTGAAGTGTTGACTTCTTTCCTAGAAGGTGGTCCTTACCTTCCAGTAGCTGATCCACAATCGTACCCAACCAACCACCTCTCTAACCCTGACGGTCTTACTTTCATGACCATTAACGGTACGAGCTACATGGTGATCCAAGAAGACTTGAACGGTCGTTCTTATGGTCGTGTTCCAGATGGAGTGAATAACAGCTTCTGTGAATTGTACATGTACGACATGAGCGATCCGAACCCTGCACTTAATAAGTTGATGCGCATTACAGGTGTTCCTGCAGGTGCAGAAATCACAGGTGCACGTGCCATTGACGGAAATACTTTGTTGGTGGATTGTCAGCACCCAAGCAGCTCTAACCCATTCCCTTTCAACAACTCACTTACTTTCGCTATCAGCGGATTTGAGACTGGAGGAATTGGTCTATTCGAGCAGCCATCTTTTGAGGGTAACGGTTTCCAAATCTATCCAAACCCAGCAACTCGTGAGCTTTTCTTCAATGAAACTACGGATGTTGCTATCTACGACGTAAACGGTCGCCGTGTGAACGTATTCCGCAATGTTGAGCGCATCGATGTAACTCACCTTACTCCGGGCGTATACTTTGTGAAAAACGCTGAAGGTGACGTTCAACGCCTTGTAATCCAGTAA
- a CDS encoding vWA domain-containing protein: MMMIWAHPEWLHALWAIPLLGGVWLWHELWVIRALNKLGEPQLRSNLMQNRSIWRRLARNGAAILALTCGIIALANPQKSLGEVEVETSGIDIIFAMDMSRSMLAKDVKPSRLDVAKQIVKNTIEKSAGDRFGIIAFSSSAYPQLPITTDVAAAEMTLTDMDPDYLPSSGSDVSSAIVLGTKKFDPELPQDKALIILSDGEDHQGEWETAVANAVDSGVFVFTIGLGTEEGGPIPTKTYGEYHRDNSGEVVISKRNSGVLRSIADAGNGRYFDGNRLRVADEILSSLDELQKAQMGVKKQSQMEDQFQFPLGLGLLLLLARTLLGERSSDTLKKWLKNA; this comes from the coding sequence ATGATGATGATCTGGGCACATCCGGAATGGCTACACGCCTTATGGGCTATCCCTCTCTTGGGTGGGGTTTGGCTATGGCATGAGCTCTGGGTGATCCGCGCCTTGAACAAACTCGGCGAACCTCAACTCCGCAGCAACTTGATGCAAAATCGCTCCATATGGCGTCGACTAGCACGAAATGGAGCCGCTATTCTCGCCTTGACCTGTGGAATAATCGCTTTGGCGAATCCTCAAAAATCGCTGGGAGAAGTTGAGGTTGAAACGTCGGGGATTGACATCATATTCGCGATGGACATGAGTAGAAGTATGCTGGCGAAAGATGTAAAGCCCTCTCGATTAGACGTAGCCAAGCAAATCGTTAAAAACACTATTGAGAAATCGGCAGGCGACCGCTTCGGCATCATTGCGTTTAGCAGCTCTGCCTATCCTCAGCTTCCCATTACCACAGATGTTGCCGCTGCAGAAATGACACTAACCGACATGGACCCAGATTACCTTCCCTCTAGCGGTAGTGATGTAAGCAGTGCCATCGTATTGGGAACGAAAAAATTCGATCCCGAACTTCCTCAAGACAAAGCCCTCATTATTCTAAGTGATGGCGAAGACCACCAAGGAGAATGGGAAACAGCAGTGGCCAACGCCGTCGATTCTGGTGTGTTTGTATTCACCATTGGATTGGGAACCGAGGAAGGTGGTCCCATCCCAACCAAGACTTATGGAGAATACCACCGTGACAACAGCGGAGAAGTAGTGATTTCAAAGCGAAACAGCGGTGTACTTCGCTCTATCGCAGATGCCGGTAACGGTCGTTATTTTGATGGCAACCGATTGCGTGTAGCCGATGAAATCCTCTCTTCTTTGGATGAACTGCAAAAAGCTCAGATGGGCGTCAAAAAGCAGTCGCAAATGGAAGACCAATTTCAATTCCCATTGGGGCTTGGGCTTCTACTCTTATTAGCGAGAACCTTATTGGGTGAACGAAGTTCCGACACCCTTAAAAAATGGCTGAAGAACGCATGA
- a CDS encoding tetratricopeptide repeat protein, translating into MAEERMKKWMNIGLFLCALGGSAQTYKENIDLGNELYKDGEYASAEAAYRTAMYEESERYESRFNLGNALFRQEQYDAAINAYREASFRTTNPMEQANAFFNMGDAYLKKGDKNKALEAFKQALLRNPKHLAARHNLAKLVRELNREEQNQNDENQQGQQDQDQQQNQENQDQNGEQQNQQQQGGQNDDSQNEQSQSQDRGESQSNEHGDQQGESSGNGERDQREENDRPQGDNPDDTPRDQPMQETQGSNAKKNENQERRGEDQMGERDNSADTENREEPGSTPQVGEINPDQNGNEETNGAGTGMVRVQLTPEELQNLLDQASKQEADTRRRVMKKTAPSQETESEKDW; encoded by the coding sequence ATGGCTGAAGAACGCATGAAAAAGTGGATGAACATAGGACTCTTCCTCTGTGCTCTTGGTGGCTCAGCGCAAACGTACAAGGAGAACATTGATTTGGGCAACGAGCTTTACAAGGACGGTGAATACGCTTCTGCCGAAGCGGCTTATCGAACGGCCATGTACGAGGAATCCGAGAGATATGAATCGAGATTCAACCTGGGCAATGCCCTCTTCCGACAAGAACAATACGATGCGGCCATCAATGCCTATCGGGAAGCTTCCTTTCGCACCACCAATCCGATGGAACAAGCCAACGCCTTTTTCAACATGGGTGATGCATACCTGAAAAAAGGCGACAAAAACAAGGCGCTTGAGGCCTTCAAACAAGCATTACTTCGAAATCCGAAGCACTTGGCTGCACGTCACAACTTGGCCAAACTCGTTCGCGAACTTAATCGCGAAGAGCAAAACCAAAATGACGAAAATCAGCAAGGACAACAAGATCAGGATCAGCAGCAAAATCAGGAGAATCAAGATCAAAACGGCGAGCAGCAAAACCAACAGCAGCAAGGCGGACAAAACGACGATTCTCAAAACGAACAAAGCCAATCGCAAGACCGCGGCGAGAGTCAGTCCAATGAACACGGAGATCAACAAGGAGAGAGCTCCGGAAATGGGGAACGTGATCAACGCGAAGAAAACGACCGACCGCAGGGCGACAATCCAGATGACACCCCACGCGATCAACCCATGCAAGAAACGCAGGGTTCCAATGCAAAGAAAAACGAGAATCAAGAGCGAAGAGGTGAAGATCAAATGGGAGAGCGCGACAATAGTGCCGATACAGAGAACCGAGAAGAACCGGGTTCTACTCCACAAGTTGGTGAAATCAATCCCGACCAAAATGGAAACGAAGAAACCAACGGTGCAGGCACGGGCATGGTACGTGTTCAACTCACCCCAGAAGAACTTCAAAACTTGTTAGATCAAGCGTCCAAACAAGAAGCAGACACGCGCAGACGGGTGATGAAAAAAACAGCACCGAGTCAGGAAACGGAATCAGAAAAAGATTGGTAA
- a CDS encoding SH3 domain-containing protein: protein MKITAYLIAFALAIPGFSSQSDSTNLWNSARAAYENGNYEEAYNHWQEWNETNSEANPDLFYNLGNAAFKSDKIGQAILNWNKALKLNPEMEDAQVNLAQAKMRVVDNIVPAKVSPITEFSRTLWLYYSPLTWGILACLSFALMALSFAIFKFSNRSISGLFMPLAFVLMVGGLLLTAAGVRHQYHLDHNLTAVVVQPNIYVKSAPMTSGADAFILHEGTEMKVVKSVGDWYEIKLADGKVGWVQDGQVGVY from the coding sequence ATGAAAATCACAGCCTATCTAATTGCATTCGCGTTGGCGATACCTGGATTTTCGAGCCAATCCGACAGCACCAACCTTTGGAATTCTGCACGTGCCGCCTACGAAAACGGCAACTACGAAGAAGCCTACAATCATTGGCAGGAATGGAATGAAACAAATTCAGAGGCCAACCCCGACTTGTTCTACAACTTGGGCAATGCTGCCTTTAAATCCGACAAAATTGGACAGGCCATCTTGAACTGGAACAAGGCCTTAAAACTGAATCCAGAAATGGAAGATGCGCAGGTAAACTTGGCACAGGCCAAAATGCGCGTCGTAGACAATATCGTTCCGGCAAAAGTTTCCCCCATCACCGAATTTAGTCGCACCCTATGGCTGTACTACTCACCACTCACTTGGGGAATTCTAGCCTGTTTATCCTTTGCATTAATGGCACTTTCCTTCGCCATATTCAAGTTTAGCAATCGATCGATTTCTGGCTTGTTTATGCCATTAGCTTTTGTGCTCATGGTAGGCGGACTCCTTCTTACAGCCGCAGGAGTGCGCCATCAATACCACTTAGATCACAACTTAACCGCAGTGGTTGTTCAACCGAACATTTACGTGAAGTCGGCGCCTATGACAAGCGGAGCAGACGCCTTTATCCTTCATGAAGGAACCGAAATGAAAGTGGTGAAGAGCGTGGGAGATTGGTACGAAATCAAACTTGCTGACGGTAAAGTAGGTTGGGTACAAGATGGACAAGTAGGCGTGTATTGA
- a CDS encoding vWA domain-containing protein, producing MLTWLTNMEFADPLWLWALLLLPLTAVIKIVRWKKQSGVMTYSNVSGAGGFSWAQLRPHLFWLGWAAMGCWIVAFARPHTRDVNAERKGMDGIDIVLATDISASMLAKDLKPSRLEALKKVAIDFIDNRESDRIGLVAYAGEAFTATPLTTDYEVVKSSLNDLNYDLLKGGTAIGTGLATAVNRLKDSKAKSKVIILMTDGENNAGNITPTAATQMARETGIRVYTIGLGTKGFAPTPVNIVGNRIIYRNVQVNIDEDLLKDIANKTNGEYFRAKDEEELQAIYEKIDQLEKSKIEEIKFVNYNEHFYPWALAGLLLLAAEHLFKNTLFRSVI from the coding sequence ATGTTGACGTGGCTGACTAATATGGAATTTGCAGATCCTCTGTGGTTATGGGCACTGCTGCTGCTGCCTCTTACCGCCGTGATCAAAATTGTGCGTTGGAAAAAGCAATCGGGTGTAATGACCTATTCCAACGTTTCTGGCGCTGGAGGATTTTCGTGGGCGCAGTTGCGACCTCACTTGTTCTGGCTGGGCTGGGCTGCCATGGGCTGTTGGATTGTGGCTTTTGCTCGTCCGCATACGCGGGATGTCAACGCTGAACGCAAGGGCATGGATGGCATTGATATCGTGCTGGCCACAGATATCAGCGCGAGTATGCTAGCCAAAGACTTAAAGCCAAGCAGGCTAGAAGCCCTGAAAAAAGTAGCTATAGATTTCATCGACAATCGTGAATCCGATAGAATTGGATTGGTGGCCTATGCTGGAGAGGCCTTTACCGCCACCCCTCTAACCACCGATTACGAAGTGGTGAAAAGTTCTCTAAACGACTTGAATTACGATTTGCTAAAAGGAGGTACAGCCATTGGAACTGGCTTGGCAACTGCCGTAAATCGACTCAAAGATTCTAAAGCCAAGAGCAAGGTGATCATTCTAATGACCGACGGTGAAAACAACGCTGGAAACATCACTCCCACCGCTGCCACACAGATGGCGAGAGAGACGGGAATTCGAGTGTACACCATCGGTCTAGGCACCAAAGGTTTCGCCCCCACTCCCGTTAACATCGTTGGAAATCGAATCATCTACAGAAATGTTCAAGTGAACATTGACGAAGACCTACTCAAGGATATTGCAAATAAAACCAATGGCGAGTATTTCCGAGCCAAAGACGAGGAAGAACTTCAAGCCATTTACGAGAAGATCGATCAACTGGAAAAGTCAAAAATCGAAGAGATCAAGTTCGTGAATTACAACGAGCACTTCTATCCATGGGCTTTAGCAGGACTCCTGCTCTTAGCGGCTGAACACCTATTCAAGAACACCTTATTCCGATCTGTGATATGA
- a CDS encoding DUF58 domain-containing protein, with the protein MDTTELIQRVRRIEIKTRRLSSNVLSGEYHSSFKGRGMAFSEVRQYQIGDDIRSIDWNVTARKREPFIKVFEEERERTLMLLVDVSASESFGTTVQRKSDLATEVAASLAFSAIQNNDMVGVIFFTDRVEKFIPPRKGRQHILTIIRELIELKPEGKGTNIAAALEFLSGIQKKRAIAMILSDFEDNNYEHSFKIAARRHDLTAIHLSDPAEWDLPSLGMIPLRNPESGEVEWTNTSSRKAKKYHRDRRELSFRRFTQACTQAGVGKVVLRTDQDYVKPLITYFRSTHG; encoded by the coding sequence GTGGATACAACGGAACTCATACAACGCGTTCGACGAATTGAAATAAAAACTCGTCGCCTGAGCAGCAACGTGCTTTCTGGAGAATATCATTCCTCCTTCAAAGGGCGTGGTATGGCGTTTAGTGAGGTTCGTCAATATCAAATTGGAGACGACATCCGCAGTATTGACTGGAATGTGACCGCTCGGAAACGCGAACCTTTTATCAAGGTGTTTGAGGAAGAACGCGAACGGACACTCATGCTTTTGGTAGATGTTTCGGCTTCGGAAAGTTTCGGAACCACCGTTCAACGCAAATCCGACTTGGCTACAGAAGTGGCCGCTTCGCTGGCGTTTTCGGCCATTCAAAACAACGACATGGTTGGCGTAATCTTTTTTACCGATCGCGTAGAGAAGTTTATTCCACCTAGAAAGGGTCGACAACACATTCTAACCATCATTCGGGAATTGATTGAATTAAAGCCCGAAGGAAAAGGAACCAACATCGCCGCAGCCCTAGAATTCCTCAGCGGTATTCAGAAAAAGAGAGCCATCGCCATGATCTTGTCGGATTTTGAAGACAACAACTATGAGCACAGCTTTAAAATTGCAGCACGTCGACATGACTTAACTGCTATTCACCTTTCCGATCCAGCGGAATGGGACTTGCCTTCATTGGGTATGATTCCCCTTCGCAATCCTGAATCAGGAGAGGTGGAATGGACCAATACCTCTTCTCGAAAGGCCAAGAAATACCACAGAGACAGAAGAGAATTGAGCTTTAGAAGATTCACACAAGCCTGCACCCAAGCCGGTGTTGGTAAAGTGGTACTTCGCACCGACCAAGACTATGTGAAGCCATTGATCACTTACTTCAGAAGCACACACGGATGA
- a CDS encoding AAA family ATPase: MESSTTDTRTLSESIAEESAFVDDINKELSKVIVGQQHMVNSLLTGLLTNGHILLEGVPGLAKTLAIKSLAEALDGTYSRLQFTPDLLPSDLIGTQVYNVQDHSFSTRKGPVFANFVLADEINRAPAKVQSALLEAMQEKQVTIADETFALPKPFLVMATQNPVEQEGTYPLPEAQVDRFMLKVLIDYPELEDERLIIRQNLSKERAKINPVVSLDQIQNARERVQNVQLSEKMEEYVLNLIFATREPDNFKLRKLKPLIRFGASPRGSINLASAAKAHAFLSKRAYVTPEDVRAMALPVLRHRIGLSYEAEAEGYRPDDVVVELINGIAIP, translated from the coding sequence ATGGAATCTAGTACCACGGACACCCGAACGCTATCCGAAAGCATTGCGGAGGAAAGTGCATTTGTAGATGATATCAATAAAGAGTTAAGCAAGGTCATTGTTGGGCAACAACACATGGTGAACTCGCTCCTCACTGGACTTCTCACCAATGGTCACATCCTGTTGGAAGGCGTTCCTGGCTTGGCGAAAACGCTAGCCATTAAGAGTTTAGCGGAGGCTTTAGACGGCACCTACTCCCGACTCCAATTTACCCCCGACCTTCTGCCTTCTGATTTGATTGGGACGCAAGTTTACAATGTACAAGACCACAGCTTCTCTACGCGAAAAGGGCCTGTATTTGCCAATTTCGTTTTGGCAGATGAAATCAACCGCGCACCTGCAAAAGTGCAATCTGCACTTCTGGAAGCGATGCAAGAGAAGCAGGTTACCATTGCCGACGAAACCTTCGCCCTTCCAAAGCCGTTCCTTGTAATGGCCACACAGAACCCAGTGGAACAAGAAGGTACTTATCCTCTTCCCGAAGCTCAAGTGGATCGCTTTATGCTGAAGGTACTGATCGATTATCCAGAGTTGGAAGATGAACGCCTCATCATTCGCCAAAACTTGAGCAAGGAACGAGCGAAGATCAACCCTGTAGTGAGTCTGGATCAGATTCAAAATGCCAGAGAGCGAGTTCAAAATGTTCAGTTGAGTGAAAAGATGGAAGAGTATGTACTCAACCTGATTTTTGCCACTCGTGAACCCGATAACTTCAAGCTTCGCAAACTAAAGCCTCTCATTCGCTTTGGCGCCTCTCCGCGTGGATCCATCAATCTAGCTTCTGCCGCTAAGGCTCACGCATTCCTCAGCAAACGCGCTTACGTAACTCCAGAAGATGTTCGCGCCATGGCCTTGCCTGTACTGCGTCACAGAATTGGTCTTAGTTACGAAGCAGAAGCGGAAGGCTATCGTCCAGATGATGTTGTGGTTGAATTGATCAACGGAATAGCCATTCCATAG
- a CDS encoding BatD family protein, with protein MKKWYYISLLAIASLITRGQEVAMAIDQNPMGETQTVTLTVSINRMNGQLLLPDNLEEHFHVLSQIGTSRQQYITNNGISTTMEWTIRLRPKRKGNFTLNPAAVTIGDDNFISNSIDVKVIPDSERPKDPNSPEEIAKVLTFGEVEVSDRKVYVGEPLNIKYNLFGLVNPANEIDIRKKPEWDGFIRENIDIQPGRTQQTVMRNGRRYARWTLESFVLVPQRAGEFSFEPMEMIIPTPVANNRMMWGRQIVNNLDISPIPSITVLPLPEASKPESFDGAVGSFDLNVTLSRDSLKTNESVTLNIEVSGRGNINTVRLPQITLPSQIKIFGPTPHHTTQASSNGLRGEVNDEYVLVPHFAGTYKIPAIEFSYFDPNSEEYITLKSEELEFVVEGENNAVAVQNPETGSKDLSSGESSEKLDVEVLNKDIRWIHEADEHTAVRTGAFWKSVWFIGGVSSSFLLAAWVLFAGRISDWRKNRTDALSAARKEALKSLSKTQSWKELHSALSEYLKKAYHIPYADQVRERLPKAMSEHGFSEETGTKVHQLLTECEAGQYGSPLRSMQDVQADITEWIKAPQS; from the coding sequence ATGAAAAAGTGGTATTACATCAGCTTACTTGCCATTGCCTCGCTTATTACTCGAGGTCAAGAAGTGGCCATGGCGATCGATCAAAACCCCATGGGAGAAACCCAAACGGTAACACTTACGGTCTCCATCAATCGCATGAATGGACAGCTCCTCCTTCCAGACAACCTGGAAGAGCATTTCCATGTGTTGTCGCAAATTGGAACCAGTCGGCAACAATACATTACCAACAACGGTATTTCAACCACCATGGAGTGGACCATCCGCTTGCGACCGAAGCGAAAGGGCAACTTTACGTTGAACCCTGCTGCGGTAACAATTGGAGACGACAATTTCATTTCGAATTCAATTGACGTTAAAGTCATCCCCGATTCGGAACGCCCAAAAGACCCCAATTCACCTGAGGAAATTGCCAAGGTTTTAACCTTCGGTGAAGTGGAGGTCTCCGATAGAAAAGTCTACGTTGGCGAACCATTGAACATCAAGTACAACCTCTTTGGATTGGTGAATCCAGCCAATGAAATCGACATCAGGAAAAAGCCAGAATGGGATGGTTTCATTCGCGAAAACATCGACATTCAACCTGGTAGAACTCAACAAACCGTTATGCGCAATGGTCGTCGCTATGCGCGATGGACACTCGAGTCATTTGTACTCGTTCCGCAGAGAGCTGGAGAATTCTCCTTTGAACCCATGGAGATGATTATTCCTACTCCAGTAGCCAATAACCGCATGATGTGGGGAAGGCAAATCGTAAATAATCTCGACATCTCCCCCATTCCGAGCATCACCGTCCTTCCACTGCCGGAAGCGTCTAAGCCGGAATCGTTTGATGGTGCCGTGGGATCTTTTGATCTCAATGTGACACTTTCGAGAGACAGTCTCAAAACCAATGAGAGTGTCACCCTCAACATTGAAGTGTCGGGCAGAGGAAATATCAATACCGTGCGCCTTCCTCAAATCACGTTGCCTTCTCAAATTAAAATCTTTGGCCCTACCCCTCACCACACCACCCAAGCCAGTAGCAATGGGCTTCGTGGAGAGGTGAATGACGAATATGTGCTCGTTCCCCACTTTGCCGGAACGTACAAGATTCCTGCCATTGAGTTTTCGTACTTCGACCCCAATTCTGAAGAATACATCACACTAAAAAGTGAAGAACTCGAATTTGTAGTAGAGGGTGAGAACAATGCGGTAGCGGTTCAAAATCCTGAAACGGGAAGTAAAGACCTCAGCAGCGGAGAAAGCTCAGAAAAGCTAGATGTTGAAGTGCTAAACAAGGATATTCGCTGGATTCACGAAGCTGACGAGCACACGGCCGTTAGAACCGGGGCCTTCTGGAAATCGGTGTGGTTTATAGGTGGAGTCTCCTCTTCCTTCTTACTCGCAGCATGGGTACTCTTTGCTGGAAGAATCTCCGATTGGAGAAAGAACCGTACCGATGCCTTGAGCGCAGCTCGAAAAGAAGCCCTCAAGAGTTTGAGCAAAACACAATCTTGGAAAGAGCTTCACTCCGCCTTAAGTGAATATTTGAAAAAAGCCTATCACATTCCTTATGCCGACCAAGTTCGGGAGAGGTTGCCAAAGGCAATGAGCGAACACGGATTCAGCGAAGAAACAGGCACAAAGGTTCACCAACTTCTTACGGAATGTGAGGCGGGACAATATGGCTCTCCTCTGAGATCCATGCAAGATGTTCAAGCCGATATCACCGAATGGATTAAAGCACCTCAGTCATGA